In Marinobacter salinisoli, the DNA window GACGAAAATAGCGAAGGCAATCGATTGCCCTATCAACGTAAGGTTTATATTCACGGCGATATACCTCTTGCTATTCGTTGCGTCCCGGTTAACGGGAAGTAGGGCGCGGTATCTACCAACGCCCTAAGGTCTCGTTTTAATTAACCAGCAACAACGAAGATCAGGTACATAGCAATACCAACACCGATCATAGGTACGGCGTCGAGCAGACCAGCCATGATGAAGGCTTTGGTTTGCAGCTGGTTGGCCATTTCAGGCTGACGAGCAGTGGAATCCAGAAGCTTGCCGCCCAGCAGACCGAAACCGATACCGGCGCCCAGAGCACCCAGACCGATGATAAGCGCAGCTGCGATGTATACCATTTCCATTGAAGACTCCTCAGTTTTT includes these proteins:
- the atpE gene encoding F0F1 ATP synthase subunit C, whose product is MEMVYIAAALIIGLGALGAGIGFGLLGGKLLDSTARQPEMANQLQTKAFIMAGLLDAVPMIGVGIAMYLIFVVAG